The window ATTATTTATAATACGATTACAGACAAGGAGGCGGAAGCATTAGGAAAAGACATTTTCAGCTATTTTGGTATGGGATGTAGAAATGTTACTCACCTCTACCTCCCTCAAGATTTTCAATTTGAGAGATTGATAAATCAATGGGAGTCATACAGTGAGTTAATCCATCATAATAAATACGCAAATAACTATACCTATCACAAAGCCATTCTTTTGATGAACCTTGACAAACATCTTGACACAGGCTATTTGATTTTGGTAGAGAGAGAGCAAATACAATCTCCGGTTGCGCTTCTTTCTTATAGCTTCTACGATAAAAAAGAGGTTGTTTTAGAAAAGATTCAAATCGAAAAAGACAACATACAATGTATTGTAACAAATGATATATCTATCGCAGACAATGCGGTTTTGTTCGGACAAACACAAGAGCCTATGTTATGGGACTATGCAGATAGCATTAACACAATAGACTTTCTTCGAAACATTTAAAAAGGAGAAACAAAATCCTTAAACAAAGGTAATTTAGCATCTTTATCAGACACAATCGGTGTATCAACATTCCATTGAATATTTAAGTCAGAATCATTCCAATAGATGCCGCCTTCGGTCTCCGGATAATAGAAATCAGAGCATTTATACTGAAAAACTGTATAATCCTCTAAAGTTGCAAAACCGTGTGCAAAACCGCGCGGGATATACATCATCAATTTATTTTGTTCGGATAATTCAGCTGCAAACACCTTCCCGTATGTCTTGCTTCCACTTCTAATATCAACTGCAACATCGAGTACCCTACCCTTCACCACCCTCACCAGTTTTGCTTGTGGATGCGGGTCTTTTTGGAAATGCAATCCCCTGACAGCACCCTTCATACTCATAGATTGATTATCTTGCACGAAATTGTCAACAATTCCATTTTTCACAAAAACTTCTCGGTTATAGCTTTCAAAAAAATAGCCTCTTGCATCCTCAAAAATTCGAGGTTCTATGAGTAGCAATCCATCAATCCCAGTTTCGATAACTTTCATTCAAGGTCTCAAAATTAAGTTTTAATCACAAGAAATTCAGATAGTTTTACACTAATTGCCAACCCTAATAAATGAAAAAGCCCCGACAAAGCGGGGCAATTCCAAACCATTAACTTTAAACTATGAAAACTTTCTTAATTAATTCTGAACAACAGAAACAAAACTTCTGTCATTCTTTTTCTTCGTAAAAGTTACAATTCCATCAGTTAAAGCGAATAATGTATGGTCTTTACCTATACCTACATTCTCACCCGGGTGATGAACTGTACCTCTTTGACGAACTATAATATTGCCGGCTTTGGCTATTTGGCCACCGTACAATTTCACACCAAGTCGCTTACTGTGCGACTCTCTTCCATTATCCGAACTACCTGCTCCTTTCTTATGTGCCATTTCTCTTTAAATTTCTTAGATGTTAATTGCTTCCACTTTAATCTTAGATAACTGCTGTCTATGACCATTCAGTTTTTTGTAACCTTTTCTGCGTTTTTTCTTGAATACAAGAACTTTATCGCCTTGCACATGCTCAATAACAGAAGCTTTTACTGAAGCACCTTTAATTGTTGGAGAACCAACTTTGATTTTTCCTTCATTATCAATTAAAAGCACATTACTAAAATCTACAGTTGAACCTGCTTCATTATCCAATCTATGAACAAATAATGACTGATCTTTTTGCACTTTGAATTGTTGACCTGCTATTTCTACGATTGCGTACATTACTCTTGTTTTGAGGGGTGCAAATATAAAACAATTTTTTTCAAACACAAACTAATTTTTATTTTCTTTTTTGGTTATTCCATTCTCATCGAAAGATATAATCTATGTATAAAAAACTATGACAGCGGTCAATAAACTCCATACCTTTGCAGTTCACTCTACTTGTATGCTTCTCCGCAAAAAAAATCCCAAGCTGACAGATGTCACAACAGTTGAAATCCATGTATTTGGTTTTGTTCAAGGGGTTTATTATAGAAAATTCACAAAAGAAATTGCCATCAAGCTCAATATCAAAGGCTGGGTAAAGAACTTAGACGATGGTTCTGTCTTAATTATGGCAAGTGGCGAGCAAAATTCTATTGAACTTTTTATTGAAAAATGCAAGGAAGGGAATATTTGGAGTAAGGTTTCAAAGGTTGAAGTAACACCTGCGCAAAATGCAAAACCCTTTACCAATTACGTTATTATCAGAAAAGTATAGATTCTTCACTCATGGTGGTAGGGTAATTGCTTTTGAATAGTAAAAGCTCTATATAATTGTTCGCAAAAAACAGCTCTGACCATTTGATGGTTAAAAGTCATGGCAGAAAGTGACAATGCAAAATCCTTGCGCTTATAAATGTTGTTTGAAAATCCATAAGCTCCACCAATTAGGAAAACTATCCTACCTCTCGCATTAATCATCCAATTTTGAAGTTTATCGGCTAAACCAATGGATGATAGTTGCTTGCCATTTTCGTCCAGAATCACAACAAAATCATCTTTTTTTATACTCCCTAAAAACATCTCCCCTTCCTTTTCCATCAATATTTCGCGGTTTAAATTACCGGCATTCTTTACATCGGGGAGTACGAGCATTTCAAACTTGCAAAACCTAGACAATCTCATTGAATATTCATCAATTAGAGGCTGTACCCCTGCCAGGTTAGTTTTTCCAATAAAGCCTAATAAAATTTGCAATATTCTTAATTAATTGGAAAGTATCTTAAACAGTTCATCCAAATTGGGTGTCAAGATGATTTCAGTTCTTCGGTTCATGGCACGTGCTTCAGGAGTTTTTAAAGGATTAAGAGGAAAATATTCACCTCTACCCGAAGCAATAATTCGTTTTGGCTCTATTTTCCCATCATCGGTAAGTATTCTCACAATAGAAGTAGCACGCAATACACTCAAGTCCCAATTATCCTTCACATAGCTTCCTTTAAGAATAGGCACATCGTCTGTGTGTCCTTCTACCATTATAGTAACATCTTGCTGTTCCATTAACACTTTTGCCAACTCAAGCAATGCTTTTTTCCCTTGCGGATCCACTTCAATACTACCTGACTTGAATAAAAGTTTCTCCTGCATAGAAACATATACCTTACCATTTTTTACTTCAACAGTCAAACCGTTATTTTGAAAATCAAAGAGTGCTTTTTGCATTTTATCTTTAAGTACCAAAACAGTAGAATCTTTGGCACGCAAAATTCTTTCAAGCTCCATCACTCTGGCTTCTCTCTTTGCCAAATCAGCTTCCAAAGATTTTATTCTAAGTTCTGTATTGCGTAATTGTTCCTCTTTGTGCATCACATCTAACTCTCTTTGTTTAAGCAAATCTGACGTTTCAAGCAAGTCCCGCTTTGTTCTATCCTGTTCATCTCTTGAATTTGCAATGATTCTTTGTTGCAAATCTTGCAGATCATTATAGAGTTTCTTAGTTCTTTCTAAAGCCATATAACATTCAGCAGAATCTATCCTTAATGATGCAATATCCTTTCTGAGACGTTCCGCATTCTCTCTTTCAGCCATTAACTGAGTTTCAGCTTCTGCCAAACTTGACTGATACTTGTCGCGTTTTTGAACGCACTCATCATACTGGGTTTTGAGTTCAGAATATTTCCTTTCAGACACGCAACCCACAACAATCATGGACAATACAACAAACAAAGACGATAATTTTAGCACTTTCATAAACTTCGATTTAGCCCACGAAAGTACAATATCATGAAATTGCAAGGGGTAATTTAACCTAATCTAAACGGATTAGTTATAAAGAACTGTTTATAATAACAGACATACAGCAGTAGAATGCAAAGTGACATATATAAAAAAAGGTTGCCATTGCAGACAACCTTTTTTGTTCAGTACCCGGGACCGGGGTCGAACCGGTATGAGTGTTACCTCACTGGTGTTTGAGACCAGCGCGTCTACCAATTCCGCCACCCGGGCATATCCTTGTAAACAGGGCTGCGAAAATAGTATTTGAATTCATTTTAACAAAAAATATCTTTGCAGTAAAATTTACCTGATTGGGCAAACAACTCCTCATATTATTAGGCGGCATTTTTTGCTGTATTTTTCTGATTGAAATCATACTTAAGATATTCAACCCTTTTATCACCTCAAGCAATGCAGATAATTCAAGTTATTGGAACTCAGCTCCCAACTATATCTTAGAAATAAAACCTGAACATTTCAAAAAAAAGAATATCCTGTTTTTTCTAAGTACATCTTCTAACGATAGTTTACACAACTCTCTTTGGATTCAAAGATTAATGCAAGAAAAGTCAAACGAAAATTATGTTCAACTTGCGGACATTACTATTAATGATAAATTCCTAAACAATATCACATCTCTGAAAGACTATCTTGAGAAATATACCCCAAACACACTTGTTTTAGAAATAGACCCGGCTATCATCATAGATTTTGTTGATGTTCCTAATTATCATTTTGACAATGACAACACCAACAATCTTTTATACGCAAGGAATTCAGAAATTCTACATTCATTTAAGGCATTATTTTCACAAACTTATGATGATACCATAGTTAAATTTAACGCTTCAAAAACCTCTATTGGATACAAAGATACATCCCCCGTATTAGACAGTAAAATTCTATCTAAAGCCACGGCTATGTCAGATTTATTAGTGCGCAACATTATTTCGCTTCACCACTTTTGCAAGAAACGAGGGATTAGACTCATTATTGTTCCTTCGCCTATTCTATGGCGAGCTTCTGACATCAATGACCGCTACAGCAGACTACCTCTTAATAAAATTACACTTACTCACGAAACTCCAACATCTTGGTACGCAGAACTGTATTACTTGATGCTGAAGAGAATAGAAAAAAAACTACCCACAAGTATAACCTGGATTGAATTATACAAAAACTTTCCCTCTGACAGTCGTTTCTTTCATGATGGTCTCAGACTAAATGACTCCGGACAAGTTTTTTTTAGTCAAATGTATATTGGAAGATCCCAACTTATAAGAGAATATAGGGAACTTTTCAATTAAAATCTATACAAACCGACATTCAATTAATAGTTTATCAGGCTTACCTTTGCACCCCTTCAAATGCGAATCGAACTCTCCGGCATAATCATAGACAAACTCAAAGACACAAGCAAACAAACCTTGCAACCCGCATGGCTGATTGGCGGTTATGTGCGCGATTTATTACTCCAAAGAGAGTGTAAGGATATGGATGTGGTTGTTTTAGGTAGTGGAATTGAGTTTGCTAAACGTTTTGCAGAAAATTTAGAAGAAAATGTTAGCGTATCATATTTCAAGAATTTTGGCACTGCACAAGTAAAATACGAAGATTTTGAAATTGAATTTGTAGGTGCTCGCAAAGAAAGCTATCAGAGAGATTCGAGGAAACCATTTGTAGAAGACGGAACATTGGAAGACGATCAAAAAAGAAGAGATTTCACAATTAACACACTTTCTATCTCACTAAATGAAGCGGATGCAGGCGAATTGTTTGACCCATTTGAAGGTTTAAAAGATTTAGAAGATAAAATCATTCGCACCCCTCTAGACCCTGATAAAACATTCAGTGATGACCCTTTACGAATGATGCGCGCCATTCGATTTGCAGCGCAACTTGGTTTTGAGATTGAAGAAAAGACGCTCAATAGCATTGCCAAAAATAAAGAGCGTATTCAAATCATTTCGGGCGAAAGAATTATTTCTGAATTAAATAAGATTATTTTATCAGTCAAACCTTCCGTAGGGTTTAATTACTTATTTGACACGGGATTATTACATATTATTTTCCCCGAAATGGTTGCCCTACATGGGGTTGAATGGATAAACGGCAAAGGTCATAAAGATAATTTCTATCATACCTTGGCGGTTTTGGACAATGTTGCAAAACAGTCAGATAACCTATGGTTGCGTTGGGCGGCCATCTTGCATGACATTGCAAAACCTGCTACAAAAAAATTTATTGAGGGAGATGGCTGGACTTTTCATGGACATGAAGACAAAGGCGCGAGAATGGTAAAACCGCTGTTCAGAAGGATGAAATTACCCTTGAACGAAAAGATGAAATATGTAGAAAAACTTGTTTTTTTACACCTGAGACCCATTGCACTTACCAAAGAAACTGTAACGGACTCTGCCGTCAGGAGGCTGATGGTAGAAGCAGGGGAAGCTATTGAAGACCTCTTAATCTTGTGCCAATCCGATATTACTTCCAAAAATGAAGCTAAAAAGAAGAAGTATCTGGCAAATCTTGAATTGGTAAAACAGAAGATTGCCGAAGTGGGTGAAAAAGACCGATTAAGAAACTGGCAACCACCCATATCAGGAAATGATATTTTGAATAGTTTCAGCATTTCCGACCCCAAACAGATTGGCATTTTGAAAAATAAAATTCGCGAAGCTATTCTTGAAGGCACTATTGAAGACAACAAGACCAAGGCATTTGAGTTTATGATGCGTGAAGGCAAATCAATGGGTTTACAAATCACCAACAGCCTCAACACTACTAAAAATAAATAATTACATTTGACACCCACATTTACAAAATATGATTTATAGATTTAAAATATGGTTTGAAGACGATGATGAAATCATCCGCTGGATTGATATGAAACCCACTCATACATTTAAGGATTTTCACGCAACTATACTCAATGCGATTGAATTTAAAGACAAAGAGCCTGCTTCCTTTTTTCTTTCCAATGACAAATGGGCAAAAGGATTGGAAATTACATTGGAAGATATGGGTTTTGACGAATCGGATTCTCCCAAAAACCTAATGAAAGACAGTTTGCTCAAGAGCCATATCAACGACCCTCATCAGAAGTTTATCTATATTAACGATTTCATGCAAATGTGGACACTGATGATAGAACTTCAGAATATCATAGCAGAGGATGCAAAGGGAATTACATATCCTCATCTCTATAAATCAGTCGGAAAAGCCCCCAAACAAGAGACCGGGGTTGTTGATTTCCCGTTGATTGACGGCATGGAATTTGACAATCTTGCCGAACAATTAATCAAAGAAAAAGGCAAACACAGAACAGATGCAGACTTTTCAGAGGATTTATCTTTTGATGACGAAGACGATGACGATGACTTTGATGATGAAGATGAAGAAGACAAAGATGAATTTGGTCCTGAGTATGGGGAAGAATATGACGAAGGCGATCATGCCTAATTTACCCTAAATCTACACCCTATTGAAAAGGTTGATAGTCATAGCCGGACCCACAGCTTCGGGCAAATCCCAACTTGCTATCCAACTGGCTCAAAAAATAAAATGTCCTATTATCTCTGCCGATTCGCGTCAGGTTTACAAAGAACTGAATATTGGTGTTGCCAGACCTTCCGATGATGAGTTATCACAAGCTGAACATTATTTTATAGCATCTCATTCAATTCAAAATCCATTGAATGCAGGTCAATATGAGAAAGAAGTAATGACATTGTTGAGCCGTCTTTTCTCCAAACACAACAATATCATACTATGTGGTGGAACAGGTCTTTATATTAAAGCAGTTACAGATGGTTTAGATATTTTACCTAAAAGTGTACCTGAAATACGCTCTGAACTCAACCGTATTTTTGAAGAGCAAGGTATCAGTGCGCTTCAAGAAATTTTGCTCAAATTAGACCCTGAATTTTATCCTCAAGCAGAAATACACAATCATCAAAGGCTTATCAGAGCCATTGAAATTGCCAAAATCAGCGGAAAATCCAACCTTGATTTCAGACGCAAAAAATTAGCCACAAGAGCCTTTGAAACAACTTCCTATTGTATTGACATAGAGCGACATAGACTCTACGAAAGAATAAACAACAGAGTGGATGAAATGACTATTAAAGGGCTGGAACATGAGGCAAAAAACCTATTATCTTATAAAAATACAGAGCCACTCAAAACCGTAGGTTACAGTGAATTTTTTGACTATTTTGAAGGCAAAACAGACTATGCCACCTGCATTTCCTTAATCAAACAAAACACACGCAGATACGCCAAACGACAAATAACTTGGTTCAAGAATCAAGGCGACTTTACTTTCATTGCACCGGAGGAGCTCCTCCATTTGTTCTGATATTATGCACGACTTCTTCAAACCTCTCCATGCGTTTGAGAAACATCGCTTCAGAGTCAATGACAGGGTCTAAATATTTCGAACTCAGCTCTTGTAACTCACTAATACCATTTGACACTTCACTCAAATACAGCTTAAAATCTTGCTTTCCATAGTCTCCATCTTCAACAGACTGTCTCAGTGTATGGAGCTGAATAAGCAGTTCTTCAGCCTCCTTGACTATGCTTTCTATATGATGGTCGAGATTGTCATACATCATAGCAAATCCTTGATAATCAATTAAAATTTGCTTTAGCTCTCCATCTATTTGCTGTGGCTTATCCATGTTTTGGAAAGAATCAAGCATGGAAATAATATACTGTTTTCTGTGCGCAATCTCCTCAAAATCTATCTCATCCAATTTGTATTTTATTTGAGCTAAGTCATTTTGTAACGAGTCAATATACTCCAACGAGCGTTGCTTTTCATACGCAGATTTAGATTGTTGATTACAAGCAACAACTCCGAGAACTAATAGAATAATAAATAAAAAGTTGATTTTCAATTTCATTTCAAAAGTTAGACTTAATAGAAAAGACAAAATTTCTACCTGCAGATGCTATTCCGGAACGATACACTCTGTATCTCTTATCAAGAATATTCTCAATACCGACAGTAAAAGATATATTGTCCAGAAAGTGATACATTGAAATAAAGTTTAAAGTCGCCCAAGCGGGAGAATATACATTACCGTTTTTGTCCTTAGCATACAGATAGGACTTGCTAATTTCAGAGGCGTCCATCATTTTATAGCTGACTTGTGAGCTAAACATTGTATAAACCTGCATGGTT is drawn from Bacteroidota bacterium and contains these coding sequences:
- the rfbC gene encoding dTDP-4-dehydrorhamnose 3,5-epimerase, producing the protein MKVIETGIDGLLLIEPRIFEDARGYFFESYNREVFVKNGIVDNFVQDNQSMSMKGAVRGLHFQKDPHPQAKLVRVVKGRVLDVAVDIRSGSKTYGKVFAAELSEQNKLMMYIPRGFAHGFATLEDYTVFQYKCSDFYYPETEGGIYWNDSDLNIQWNVDTPIVSDKDAKLPLFKDFVSPF
- the rplU gene encoding 50S ribosomal protein L21, which translates into the protein MYAIVEIAGQQFKVQKDQSLFVHRLDNEAGSTVDFSNVLLIDNEGKIKVGSPTIKGASVKASVIEHVQGDKVLVFKKKRRKGYKKLNGHRQQLSKIKVEAINI
- a CDS encoding CCA tRNA nucleotidyltransferase; translation: MRIELSGIIIDKLKDTSKQTLQPAWLIGGYVRDLLLQRECKDMDVVVLGSGIEFAKRFAENLEENVSVSYFKNFGTAQVKYEDFEIEFVGARKESYQRDSRKPFVEDGTLEDDQKRRDFTINTLSISLNEADAGELFDPFEGLKDLEDKIIRTPLDPDKTFSDDPLRMMRAIRFAAQLGFEIEEKTLNSIAKNKERIQIISGERIISELNKIILSVKPSVGFNYLFDTGLLHIIFPEMVALHGVEWINGKGHKDNFYHTLAVLDNVAKQSDNLWLRWAAILHDIAKPATKKFIEGDGWTFHGHEDKGARMVKPLFRRMKLPLNEKMKYVEKLVFLHLRPIALTKETVTDSAVRRLMVEAGEAIEDLLILCQSDITSKNEAKKKKYLANLELVKQKIAEVGEKDRLRNWQPPISGNDILNSFSISDPKQIGILKNKIREAILEGTIEDNKTKAFEFMMREGKSMGLQITNSLNTTKNK
- the miaA gene encoding tRNA (adenosine(37)-N6)-dimethylallyltransferase MiaA, translating into MKRLIVIAGPTASGKSQLAIQLAQKIKCPIISADSRQVYKELNIGVARPSDDELSQAEHYFIASHSIQNPLNAGQYEKEVMTLLSRLFSKHNNIILCGGTGLYIKAVTDGLDILPKSVPEIRSELNRIFEEQGISALQEILLKLDPEFYPQAEIHNHQRLIRAIEIAKISGKSNLDFRRKKLATRAFETTSYCIDIERHRLYERINNRVDEMTIKGLEHEAKNLLSYKNTEPLKTVGYSEFFDYFEGKTDYATCISLIKQNTRRYAKRQITWFKNQGDFTFIAPEELLHLF
- a CDS encoding 23S rRNA (pseudouridine(1915)-N(3))-methyltransferase RlmH — its product is MQILLGFIGKTNLAGVQPLIDEYSMRLSRFCKFEMLVLPDVKNAGNLNREILMEKEGEMFLGSIKKDDFVVILDENGKQLSSIGLADKLQNWMINARGRIVFLIGGAYGFSNNIYKRKDFALSLSAMTFNHQMVRAVFCEQLYRAFTIQKQLPYHHE
- a CDS encoding acylphosphatase — translated: MTAVNKLHTFAVHSTCMLLRKKNPKLTDVTTVEIHVFGFVQGVYYRKFTKEIAIKLNIKGWVKNLDDGSVLIMASGEQNSIELFIEKCKEGNIWSKVSKVEVTPAQNAKPFTNYVIIRKV
- a CDS encoding OmpA family protein, whose amino-acid sequence is MKVLKLSSLFVVLSMIVVGCVSERKYSELKTQYDECVQKRDKYQSSLAEAETQLMAERENAERLRKDIASLRIDSAECYMALERTKKLYNDLQDLQQRIIANSRDEQDRTKRDLLETSDLLKQRELDVMHKEEQLRNTELRIKSLEADLAKREARVMELERILRAKDSTVLVLKDKMQKALFDFQNNGLTVEVKNGKVYVSMQEKLLFKSGSIEVDPQGKKALLELAKVLMEQQDVTIMVEGHTDDVPILKGSYVKDNWDLSVLRATSIVRILTDDGKIEPKRIIASGRGEYFPLNPLKTPEARAMNRRTEIILTPNLDELFKILSN
- the rpmA gene encoding 50S ribosomal protein L27 yields the protein MAHKKGAGSSDNGRESHSKRLGVKLYGGQIAKAGNIIVRQRGTVHHPGENVGIGKDHTLFALTDGIVTFTKKKNDRSFVSVVQN
- a CDS encoding plasmid pRiA4b ORF-3 family protein, producing MIYRFKIWFEDDDEIIRWIDMKPTHTFKDFHATILNAIEFKDKEPASFFLSNDKWAKGLEITLEDMGFDESDSPKNLMKDSLLKSHINDPHQKFIYINDFMQMWTLMIELQNIIAEDAKGITYPHLYKSVGKAPKQETGVVDFPLIDGMEFDNLAEQLIKEKGKHRTDADFSEDLSFDDEDDDDDFDDEDEEDKDEFGPEYGEEYDEGDHA